A window of Phycodurus eques isolate BA_2022a chromosome 5, UOR_Pequ_1.1, whole genome shotgun sequence contains these coding sequences:
- the nr2f2 gene encoding COUP transcription factor 2 isoform X1: MAMVVWRGSQDDVADTQGALSSQTQGGLALGNAQPGQLGLTAAQVAPPAPQTPAQGGPNGGQSAPGGGQQQADKQPQHIECVVCGDKSSGKHYGQFTCEGCKSFFKRSVRRNLTYTCRANRNCPIDQHHRNQCQYCRLKKCLKVGMRREVSLFTAAVQRGRVPPTQPHHGQFALTNGDPLHCHSYLSGYISLLLRAEPYPTSRYGSQCMQPNNIMGIENICELAARMLFSAVEWARNIPFFPDLQITDQVALLRLTWSELFVLNAAQCSMPLHVAPLLAAAGLHASPMSADRVVAFMDHIRIFQEQVEKLKALHVDSAEYSCLKAIVLFTTDACGLSDVAHVESLQEKSQCALEEYVRSQYPNQPTRFGKLLLRLPSLRTVSSSVIEQLFFVRLVGKTPIETLIRDMLLSGSSFNWPYMSIQ; encoded by the exons ATGGCAATGGTAGTGTGGAGAGGCTCCCAGGACGACGTGGCGGACACCCAGGGCGCCCTCTCCTCGCAGACCCAAGGCGGGCTGGCGCTGGGCAACGCGCAGCCGGGCCAGCTGGGTCTGACGGCCGCGCAGGTCGCGCCGCCGGCCCCGCAGACCCCCGCGCAGGGCGGCCCCAACGGCGGGCAGTCGGCGCCCGGCGGCGGCCAGCAGCAGGCGGACAAGCAGCCGCAGCACATCGAGTGCGTGGTGTGCGGGGACAAGTCGAGCGGCAAGCACTACGGCCAGTTCACCTGCGAGGGCTGCAAGAGCTTCTTCAAGCGCAGCGTGCGGCGGAACCTGACGTACACGTGCCGGGCCAACCGGAACTGCCCCATCGACCAGCACCACCGCAACCAGTGCCAGTACTGCCGCCTCAAAAAATGCCTCAAGGTCGGCATGAGACGGGAAG TCTCTCTTTTTACTGCAGCCGTGCAAAGGGGACGGGTGCCGCCCACGCAGCCGCACCACGGCCAGTTCGCGCTGACCAACGGGGACCCGCTGCACTGCCACTCGTACCTCTCGGGATATATCTCGCTGCTGCTGCGCGCGGAGCCCTACCCGACGTCCCGCTACGGCAGCCAGTGCATGCAGCCCAACAACATCATGGGCATCGAGAACATTTGCGAACTGGCGGCGCGCATGCTCTTCAGCGCCGTGGAGTGGGCCCGGAATATCCCCTTCTTCCCGGACCTGCAGATCACCGACCAGGTGGCCCTGCTGCGGCTGACGTGGAGCGAGCTGTTCGTGCTCAACGCGGCGCAGTGCTCCATGCCGCTGCACGTGGCCCCGCTGCTGGCGGCGGCCGGCCTGCACGCCTCGCCCATGTCGGCGGACCGCGTGGtggccttcatggaccacattCGGATCTTCCAGGAGCAGGTGGAGAAGCTCAAGGCGCTGCACGTCGACTCGGCCGAGTACAGCTGCCTCAAGGCCATCGTGCTCTTCACCACAG aCGCGTGCGGCCTGTCGGACGTGGCCCACGTCGAAAGCCTGCAGGAGAAGTCCCAGTGCGCCCTGGAGGAGTACGTGCGCAGCCAGTACCCCAACCAGCCCACCCGCTTCGGCAAGCTGCTGCTGCGCCTGCCCTCGCTGCGCACCGTGTCCTCGTCGGTCATTGAACAGTTGTTTTTCGTCCGCCTGGTAGGTAAGACCCCCATCGAAACGCTCATCAGGGACATGTTGCTGTCGGGGAGCAGCTTTAACTGGCCTTACATGTCCATTCAGTAA
- the nr2f2 gene encoding COUP transcription factor 2 isoform X2, whose amino-acid sequence MAMVVWRGSQDDVADTQGALSSQTQGGLALGNAQPGQLGLTAAQVAPPAPQTPAQGGPNGGQSAPGGGQQQADKQPQHIECVVCGDKSSGKHYGQFTCEGCKSFFKRSVRRNLTYTCRANRNCPIDQHHRNQCQYCRLKKCLKVGMRREAVQRGRVPPTQPHHGQFALTNGDPLHCHSYLSGYISLLLRAEPYPTSRYGSQCMQPNNIMGIENICELAARMLFSAVEWARNIPFFPDLQITDQVALLRLTWSELFVLNAAQCSMPLHVAPLLAAAGLHASPMSADRVVAFMDHIRIFQEQVEKLKALHVDSAEYSCLKAIVLFTTDACGLSDVAHVESLQEKSQCALEEYVRSQYPNQPTRFGKLLLRLPSLRTVSSSVIEQLFFVRLVGKTPIETLIRDMLLSGSSFNWPYMSIQ is encoded by the exons ATGGCAATGGTAGTGTGGAGAGGCTCCCAGGACGACGTGGCGGACACCCAGGGCGCCCTCTCCTCGCAGACCCAAGGCGGGCTGGCGCTGGGCAACGCGCAGCCGGGCCAGCTGGGTCTGACGGCCGCGCAGGTCGCGCCGCCGGCCCCGCAGACCCCCGCGCAGGGCGGCCCCAACGGCGGGCAGTCGGCGCCCGGCGGCGGCCAGCAGCAGGCGGACAAGCAGCCGCAGCACATCGAGTGCGTGGTGTGCGGGGACAAGTCGAGCGGCAAGCACTACGGCCAGTTCACCTGCGAGGGCTGCAAGAGCTTCTTCAAGCGCAGCGTGCGGCGGAACCTGACGTACACGTGCCGGGCCAACCGGAACTGCCCCATCGACCAGCACCACCGCAACCAGTGCCAGTACTGCCGCCTCAAAAAATGCCTCAAGGTCGGCATGAGACGGGAAG CCGTGCAAAGGGGACGGGTGCCGCCCACGCAGCCGCACCACGGCCAGTTCGCGCTGACCAACGGGGACCCGCTGCACTGCCACTCGTACCTCTCGGGATATATCTCGCTGCTGCTGCGCGCGGAGCCCTACCCGACGTCCCGCTACGGCAGCCAGTGCATGCAGCCCAACAACATCATGGGCATCGAGAACATTTGCGAACTGGCGGCGCGCATGCTCTTCAGCGCCGTGGAGTGGGCCCGGAATATCCCCTTCTTCCCGGACCTGCAGATCACCGACCAGGTGGCCCTGCTGCGGCTGACGTGGAGCGAGCTGTTCGTGCTCAACGCGGCGCAGTGCTCCATGCCGCTGCACGTGGCCCCGCTGCTGGCGGCGGCCGGCCTGCACGCCTCGCCCATGTCGGCGGACCGCGTGGtggccttcatggaccacattCGGATCTTCCAGGAGCAGGTGGAGAAGCTCAAGGCGCTGCACGTCGACTCGGCCGAGTACAGCTGCCTCAAGGCCATCGTGCTCTTCACCACAG aCGCGTGCGGCCTGTCGGACGTGGCCCACGTCGAAAGCCTGCAGGAGAAGTCCCAGTGCGCCCTGGAGGAGTACGTGCGCAGCCAGTACCCCAACCAGCCCACCCGCTTCGGCAAGCTGCTGCTGCGCCTGCCCTCGCTGCGCACCGTGTCCTCGTCGGTCATTGAACAGTTGTTTTTCGTCCGCCTGGTAGGTAAGACCCCCATCGAAACGCTCATCAGGGACATGTTGCTGTCGGGGAGCAGCTTTAACTGGCCTTACATGTCCATTCAGTAA